From one Oceanimonas doudoroffii genomic stretch:
- a CDS encoding IS5 family transposase: MDQQLTFADSEFSNKRRQTRKEKFLGRMDKLIPWTRLENVIEPHYPKPGNGRRPYPLSTMLRIHCMQQWYNLSDPAMEDALYEIASMRLFAGLSLDKAIPDHSTILKFRHLLVQHGLARQIFDEVNQWLSEAGVLLKEGSLIDATIIEAPSSTKNRSGERDPEMHQTKKGNQWHFGLKAHIGVDARTGITHSFTTTAANEHDLNQAEHLLHGDEAFIFADAGYRGAEKREELKDVSTDWHIAEQPGQLKTLKKHPRINKVRIRTEYLKASLRAKVEHPFRIIKCQFGFVKARYRGLKKNDGKLAMLFALSNLVRVVQMLRAQG, translated from the coding sequence ATGGATCAGCAACTTACATTCGCGGACAGCGAGTTCAGCAACAAACGCCGCCAGACCCGTAAGGAGAAATTCCTTGGCCGGATGGACAAGCTGATCCCCTGGACGCGTCTCGAAAACGTCATCGAACCTCATTATCCCAAGCCCGGTAACGGCCGCCGTCCTTATCCGTTGTCTACCATGCTGCGGATTCACTGCATGCAACAGTGGTACAACCTCAGTGATCCGGCCATGGAGGATGCGCTGTACGAGATTGCTTCCATGCGCCTGTTTGCCGGTCTGTCACTGGATAAGGCCATCCCAGATCATTCCACGATTCTGAAGTTCCGCCACCTGCTGGTACAACATGGCCTGGCACGCCAGATCTTCGACGAGGTCAATCAGTGGCTGTCCGAGGCCGGTGTGCTGCTCAAGGAAGGTTCCCTGATCGATGCCACCATCATCGAGGCCCCCAGTTCAACCAAGAACCGCAGTGGCGAGCGCGATCCTGAGATGCACCAGACGAAGAAGGGAAACCAATGGCACTTCGGGCTGAAAGCCCATATCGGCGTGGATGCCCGCACCGGTATCACGCACAGCTTCACCACTACGGCAGCCAATGAGCATGACCTGAACCAGGCAGAGCACCTGCTTCATGGTGATGAAGCGTTCATCTTTGCCGATGCGGGTTACCGAGGCGCCGAAAAGCGGGAAGAGCTGAAAGATGTCAGTACGGACTGGCACATCGCCGAACAACCCGGGCAGCTGAAGACCCTGAAAAAGCATCCTCGCATCAATAAGGTCAGAATCCGCACCGAGTATCTGAAGGCCAGCCTGCGTGCCAAGGTTGAGCATCCGTTCCGGATCATCAAGTGCCAGTTCGGCTTTGTAAAAGCCCGTTACCGTGGTCTGAAGAAAAATGACGGCAAACTGGCGATGCTGTTCGCGCTGTCAAACCTCGTGCGCGTGGTTCAGATGTTGCGAGCACAGGGTTAA
- a CDS encoding LysR family transcriptional regulator: MSSQTTKLSKNDLSNLNAFCTVERLRSFTNAANELGITTSALSHAIKNLEERLGVKLLNRTSRTVAPTDAGANLARRLDVGFKEIGLALDDVNRYRDRPFGKLRLSVLTDSARLILGKYVHQFLAKYPDVQLEISVNDQMVDIVSEGFDAGIRFGGTVPEDFVAARLGNELKWVTVASPKYLFKRPELNVPEDLVNHTCIRLRSGRGEVFKWDFQKGDEHRAIEVQSNICVNETALSVELSLAGVGITYCLEEIVKEHLKSGELVTVLPDWCTIDPPLYLYYPGHRQVPQGLRELIATLREEISFHNKMSSNRY, from the coding sequence ATGAGCAGCCAGACGACAAAGTTGTCCAAAAACGATCTCTCAAACCTTAATGCTTTTTGTACTGTTGAGCGGCTACGGAGCTTTACGAATGCGGCTAACGAACTTGGTATTACTACCTCGGCTTTGAGCCACGCAATTAAAAATCTGGAAGAGCGATTAGGCGTAAAACTGCTTAATAGAACCAGTCGCACTGTAGCTCCGACGGATGCTGGTGCGAATTTGGCACGTAGGCTCGATGTGGGCTTTAAGGAGATCGGGTTAGCGCTGGATGATGTAAACCGTTATCGCGACAGACCATTTGGAAAGCTACGGCTGAGCGTACTGACAGACAGTGCCAGGCTTATTCTGGGAAAATACGTCCATCAGTTCTTGGCCAAATACCCAGATGTTCAACTAGAAATATCGGTAAATGATCAGATGGTTGATATTGTTTCTGAGGGGTTTGATGCTGGTATTCGGTTTGGTGGTACGGTTCCCGAAGACTTTGTCGCAGCGAGATTAGGAAATGAGTTGAAATGGGTCACTGTGGCATCACCGAAATATCTATTTAAGCGGCCAGAACTGAACGTACCAGAAGATTTAGTGAATCATACTTGTATTCGTCTGCGTTCCGGGCGAGGTGAAGTCTTTAAGTGGGATTTTCAAAAAGGCGATGAACACCGAGCTATTGAGGTTCAAAGTAATATTTGTGTCAATGAAACAGCATTGTCAGTCGAGTTATCGCTCGCAGGCGTAGGTATTACGTATTGTTTAGAAGAGATCGTTAAAGAACATTTGAAGAGTGGCGAGTTAGTGACCGTTCTTCCGGATTGGTGCACGATCGATCCACCTCTGTACCTGTATTACCCTGGCCATCGACAGGTACCACAAGGTTTAAGAGAGTTAATTGCAACATTACGTGAAGAGATTTCGTTTCACAATAAAATGAGTAGCAATAGATATTGA
- the trbL gene encoding P-type conjugative transfer protein TrbL: MSKIFIRLVMLLAVLLTSQTASAAIEPNGVLDEVAVRFMTASATWGTVITNYAAWLFWTLGTISLVWTGGTLILKQADIREFFAEFVRFILTFGFFLWLLRNGPDFATSIIDSLRMIGAQAGGLPRDLTPSEPISIAFDIIVKAGKSYSITSPIDNLSIFLITLAILACMAVVAANVLLALVTAWILTYAGVFVLGFGGSRWTSDIAINYFKSVLGVALKLMTMTLLIGIAMSIMDGFYADLSNDAPMRELLVIFVVSLVLVMLIHSVPNVVASLVPGGGAAAGAGSISAGAMAGAAVATGGMAAGAAMATAGGASAIQAAFAKAGENVANNTDVMSSLGGAFSGGGDSDEAGSFSQASGQSSSGGESSGGGFKGSAVKAGRIAADTGANLMKGMGDMAGDRIGRTAGGRLASSIRNSTKDNGDDDDKEGD; the protein is encoded by the coding sequence ATGAGCAAGATATTCATTCGACTTGTGATGCTCCTTGCAGTTTTACTGACTTCGCAAACTGCGTCAGCGGCCATTGAGCCTAATGGTGTCTTGGATGAAGTGGCCGTGCGTTTCATGACGGCCAGTGCTACTTGGGGCACGGTAATTACAAACTATGCTGCCTGGCTGTTCTGGACGCTGGGTACTATATCCCTTGTTTGGACTGGCGGGACCTTAATCCTTAAACAAGCGGATATAAGGGAGTTCTTTGCCGAGTTCGTGCGCTTCATCTTGACGTTTGGTTTCTTTCTCTGGTTGCTCAGAAACGGCCCAGACTTTGCGACGTCTATCATCGACTCGTTGAGAATGATTGGTGCTCAAGCCGGTGGCCTTCCGAGAGACCTAACCCCGTCAGAGCCTATTAGTATTGCGTTCGACATTATTGTGAAAGCTGGTAAGTCCTACAGCATCACAAGCCCGATAGATAACTTGTCTATTTTCTTAATCACGCTGGCAATTTTGGCTTGTATGGCGGTAGTGGCAGCCAATGTGTTGTTGGCCTTGGTGACGGCTTGGATATTGACCTATGCCGGTGTCTTCGTGCTGGGGTTTGGTGGTTCGCGTTGGACTTCAGATATAGCAATCAACTACTTCAAAAGTGTATTGGGCGTTGCTTTGAAGTTGATGACAATGACGTTGCTCATTGGCATTGCCATGTCGATCATGGACGGTTTCTATGCCGATCTATCCAATGATGCCCCTATGCGTGAACTGCTGGTGATCTTTGTCGTTTCACTGGTTCTTGTGATGCTCATTCACTCGGTTCCCAATGTGGTCGCCAGCCTGGTTCCTGGAGGCGGCGCGGCGGCAGGTGCTGGCAGTATCAGTGCCGGAGCGATGGCTGGAGCGGCTGTTGCCACTGGCGGTATGGCTGCTGGTGCAGCAATGGCTACCGCCGGCGGTGCGTCTGCTATTCAGGCTGCATTTGCAAAAGCAGGTGAGAACGTAGCGAACAATACTGACGTTATGTCGAGCCTGGGCGGAGCATTTAGCGGTGGCGGCGACTCCGATGAAGCTGGCTCATTTTCCCAAGCGTCCGGCCAATCTTCTAGCGGTGGCGAATCCTCTGGTGGCGGCTTTAAAGGCAGCGCTGTAAAAGCTGGTCGTATTGCAGCGGATACCGGTGCAAATTTGATGAAGGGTATGGGTGATATGGCCGGGGATCGGATTGGCCGAACTGCTGGAGGTCGTCTAGCCAGCTCGATCCGAAACAGTACGAAAGATAACGGGGATGACGACGACAAGGAGGGCGACTGA
- the trbJ gene encoding P-type conjugative transfer protein TrbJ, which translates to MQREPILAAKMAALAFSVALISPVPVQAGIPVVDGTNLAQNTMSAMEAVAQTLKQIQEYQTQLQQYENQLQNTMAPAAYIWDQAQATINDLVQATNTLQHYKNQLGSLDAYLGKFQDVAYYRGSPCFNGSGGCTPSEQAAMEENRRLASESQKKANDALFRGLEQQQDNLQADSRQLQRLQSAAQGADGQLAAIGYANQLASNQANQLLQIRSLLIAQQNAVGTRMQADADREAQYQASRERLFDMGEPTDRSENRGF; encoded by the coding sequence ATGCAAAGAGAACCGATTTTAGCGGCTAAAATGGCTGCGCTCGCTTTTTCAGTCGCCCTGATCTCTCCTGTGCCTGTGCAAGCGGGCATTCCCGTGGTGGATGGCACCAACCTGGCGCAGAACACCATGTCAGCGATGGAGGCCGTTGCACAGACCCTGAAACAGATTCAGGAATATCAGACCCAGCTGCAGCAGTACGAAAACCAGCTGCAAAACACCATGGCTCCGGCTGCTTACATTTGGGATCAAGCTCAGGCCACCATCAATGACCTGGTTCAGGCAACCAATACTCTTCAGCATTACAAAAATCAGCTTGGCAGCTTGGATGCTTATCTGGGCAAGTTTCAGGACGTGGCCTATTACCGCGGATCTCCCTGTTTTAATGGCTCTGGCGGTTGTACGCCGAGTGAACAAGCGGCAATGGAAGAAAACCGCCGCTTGGCGTCTGAGTCGCAAAAAAAAGCCAACGACGCATTGTTCAGAGGGCTGGAGCAGCAGCAAGACAACTTGCAAGCCGACTCGCGGCAGCTCCAGCGTCTGCAATCTGCCGCCCAGGGCGCAGACGGCCAACTTGCTGCCATTGGCTACGCCAATCAGCTCGCCAGCAACCAGGCTAACCAGCTCCTGCAAATCCGTAGCCTGCTGATTGCTCAGCAGAATGCCGTTGGCACTCGAATGCAGGCGGATGCTGACCGCGAAGCTCAATATCAAGCGTCCCGTGAAAGGTTGTTCGATATGGGAGAGCCAACCGACCGTTCAGAAAACAGGGGGTTCTAA
- the traI gene encoding TraI/MobA(P) family conjugative relaxase — protein MIAKHIAMRSQGKSDFAGLVNYITDKQSKEHRLGQVRLTNCEAHSIRDAISEVLATQFTNTRAKSDKTYHLIVSFRPGEQVDAKTLAAIENCICEGLGFGEHQRISAVHNDTDNLHVHIAINKIHPKRNIIHEPYYSHRALAELCGAMEQDYGLQQDNHMPRRQGAEARAADMERHAGITSLIGWIKRECLDELKTAQSWSQLHQVMSANGLELKARGNGLVVVASNDVTVKASSLGRDFSKPKLEARFGPFEPGQTKQASPRRTYRKDPVRLRVNTTELYAKYKAEQATATANKTAALEAARRHKDRRLESAKVKGKARRAAIKLTGSGKLTKKLLYAQASSALKADIDAIQKQYQQERSTIYEANARRTWADWLKQKAQQGDAEALAALRAREAAQGLKGNTLRGEGQTKPGHTPVIDSITKKGTIIYRVGSSAVRDDGDRLQVSRESGQAAVQSALRMAMERYGNRITVNGSPEFKARVIRAAVDGQLSVTFADPGLEQRRQSLVRSRSTTDAKARSRRAGVPPIGQCPPSMRRNRLKTLSQLDALSFEKRASRASIQPKPSEQERRKARLRAEMDAKKAKRQKKGRSL, from the coding sequence ATGATTGCCAAACACATTGCCATGCGCTCACAGGGCAAATCCGACTTTGCCGGGCTGGTGAATTACATCACCGACAAACAGAGCAAGGAGCATCGGTTGGGCCAGGTGCGGTTGACCAATTGCGAGGCGCATTCAATCAGGGATGCCATCAGCGAAGTGTTGGCAACCCAGTTTACCAATACCAGGGCAAAGAGTGACAAGACGTATCATCTGATTGTCAGCTTTCGGCCCGGTGAGCAGGTAGATGCCAAAACTCTGGCCGCCATTGAAAACTGCATTTGTGAGGGACTGGGCTTTGGTGAGCATCAGCGCATCAGTGCCGTTCACAATGATACTGACAATCTGCATGTTCATATTGCCATCAACAAGATCCATCCAAAGCGCAACATCATTCATGAGCCCTACTACTCACACCGAGCATTGGCCGAACTGTGCGGGGCCATGGAGCAGGACTACGGGTTGCAGCAGGATAACCACATGCCGCGCCGGCAGGGAGCCGAGGCTCGGGCGGCAGACATGGAACGCCATGCGGGCATTACAAGCCTGATTGGCTGGATCAAGCGCGAGTGTCTGGACGAGCTGAAAACGGCTCAGTCCTGGAGCCAGCTGCACCAGGTGATGAGTGCTAATGGTCTGGAGCTTAAAGCACGGGGCAACGGGTTGGTTGTGGTGGCCAGCAATGATGTAACGGTTAAAGCCAGCTCCCTGGGGCGTGATTTCTCCAAGCCGAAGCTGGAAGCACGTTTCGGTCCGTTCGAGCCAGGGCAAACGAAACAGGCAAGCCCCCGCCGGACGTACCGTAAAGATCCGGTGCGGCTGCGGGTGAATACCACCGAACTTTACGCCAAATACAAGGCTGAACAGGCGACAGCAACGGCTAACAAAACAGCGGCCCTGGAAGCGGCAAGGCGGCATAAAGACCGGCGACTTGAAAGCGCCAAGGTCAAAGGCAAAGCGAGGCGGGCAGCCATAAAACTGACCGGCAGCGGCAAGCTGACCAAGAAGCTGCTTTATGCACAGGCCAGCAGTGCTTTGAAAGCGGACATTGACGCCATCCAGAAACAGTATCAACAAGAGCGCAGTACCATTTATGAAGCCAACGCCCGGCGTACCTGGGCCGACTGGCTCAAACAGAAGGCCCAACAGGGCGACGCCGAGGCGCTGGCGGCGCTGAGGGCCAGAGAGGCTGCTCAGGGCCTCAAGGGCAACACGCTCAGGGGAGAAGGGCAGACCAAGCCCGGGCATACGCCGGTGATCGACAGCATCACCAAAAAGGGCACCATCATTTACCGGGTTGGCTCCAGCGCTGTACGCGATGACGGCGACCGGCTGCAGGTTTCCAGAGAGTCCGGCCAGGCGGCTGTGCAGAGTGCGCTCAGAATGGCGATGGAACGTTATGGCAACCGTATTACTGTAAATGGCTCGCCGGAGTTTAAGGCAAGAGTGATCCGTGCGGCTGTGGATGGGCAGCTATCGGTTACGTTTGCAGATCCTGGCCTGGAACAACGCCGCCAGTCGTTAGTCCGGAGCCGGAGCACAACCGATGCCAAAGCTCGAAGCAGACGCGCCGGAGTGCCACCAATCGGCCAGTGTCCGCCATCAATGCGCCGTAACCGGCTGAAAACCCTATCTCAGCTTGATGCATTGAGCTTTGAGAAACGCGCAAGCAGAGCGTCCATTCAGCCAAAACCAAGTGAACAGGAGCGGCGCAAAGCCAGGCTACGAGCAGAAATGGATGCCAAAAAAGCGAAAAGACAAAAGAAAGGGCGGTCACTGTAG
- the traJ gene encoding conjugal transfer transcriptional regulator TraJ has product MEAQENKITRKSCTPIKVYCLPEERAVIEENARRAGLSASTYLREVGQGYQIQGVTDAEQVRELVRVNGDLGRLGGLLKLWLMNDAKVAAFGPNTILALLQRIETNQDRMSHLMEFILRPRAES; this is encoded by the coding sequence ATGGAGGCACAGGAAAACAAAATAACCAGGAAGAGCTGTACCCCGATCAAGGTGTATTGCTTGCCTGAAGAGCGAGCGGTGATTGAAGAGAATGCCAGGAGGGCGGGACTGAGTGCGTCAACCTACCTGCGGGAGGTGGGGCAGGGTTATCAGATACAGGGAGTAACCGATGCGGAGCAGGTGCGTGAGCTGGTCAGGGTAAATGGTGATTTGGGCCGCCTGGGTGGGCTGTTAAAGCTCTGGCTGATGAATGACGCCAAGGTAGCTGCGTTTGGACCCAATACGATACTGGCGCTTCTCCAGCGCATCGAAACGAATCAGGATCGAATGAGCCACCTTATGGAGTTCATTCTTCGGCCAAGGGCCGAATCATGA
- a CDS encoding helicase RepA family protein, whose translation MSAFTETPLPIDYVLPNMAAGTVGAIVSPGGAGKSMLALQLAAQIAGGPDLLGIGELVTGSVAYLPAEDPTAAIHHRLHVLGSHLSPIQQQAVAHGLLIEPLIGRCPDIMSSAWFDGLRKVAEGRRLLILDTLRRFHIEEENASGPMAQVIGRMEAIAAETDCSIVFLHHASKGAAMMGSGDQQQASRGSSVLVDNIRWQAYLAGMTAGEAEEWGVDANQRRYFVRFGVSKANYGEPFSERWFRRHEGGVLKPAILERQKRQQFVKPKAVVGLGDDNW comes from the coding sequence ATGTCTGCATTTACCGAAACGCCGCTGCCTATTGATTACGTATTGCCTAATATGGCTGCGGGAACCGTAGGGGCCATTGTTTCACCTGGTGGAGCAGGCAAGTCCATGCTGGCTCTTCAATTGGCGGCACAGATAGCTGGAGGGCCTGACTTGCTGGGCATTGGTGAGCTAGTTACCGGCTCTGTGGCCTATCTGCCTGCCGAAGACCCGACAGCGGCTATCCATCACCGATTGCACGTTCTGGGATCACACCTCTCGCCCATACAACAACAAGCAGTAGCCCATGGGTTGCTTATTGAGCCACTGATTGGCAGGTGCCCCGACATTATGTCTTCAGCGTGGTTCGACGGCCTCAGGAAGGTTGCAGAGGGTAGACGCCTGCTGATTCTGGATACACTTCGCCGCTTTCACATCGAAGAAGAGAACGCCAGCGGGCCTATGGCGCAGGTGATAGGTCGAATGGAAGCCATTGCTGCTGAAACGGACTGCTCCATTGTGTTTTTGCACCATGCAAGCAAAGGAGCTGCCATGATGGGGAGTGGCGATCAACAGCAAGCCAGCCGGGGCTCGTCAGTGTTAGTCGATAATATCCGTTGGCAAGCCTATCTTGCCGGCATGACGGCAGGAGAAGCCGAAGAATGGGGCGTGGATGCTAACCAGCGGAGGTACTTTGTCCGCTTTGGTGTGAGTAAGGCGAATTACGGTGAGCCATTCTCGGAACGCTGGTTTAGACGGCATGAAGGTGGCGTGCTCAAACCCGCCATTCTGGAGCGCCAAAAGCGGCAGCAGTTTGTGAAGCCGAAAGCAGTGGTAGGGCTTGGTGATGACAATTGGTAA
- a CDS encoding helix-turn-helix transcriptional regulator, protein MQTVAHKTLINKRVLLEMIPLSARTIYNMEQRGEFPRRIALTSRNVAWDLEEVEKWIEERKLSGLQAMRPGYFMGGQRCGS, encoded by the coding sequence ATGCAAACAGTGGCACATAAAACACTTATTAATAAAAGGGTACTTCTGGAGATGATTCCGCTTTCAGCTCGGACAATTTACAACATGGAACAGCGTGGTGAATTTCCTCGCCGTATTGCGCTAACCAGCAGAAATGTTGCCTGGGACCTGGAAGAGGTTGAGAAATGGATTGAAGAACGGAAGTTATCTGGCCTTCAGGCTATGCGGCCTGGTTATTTCATGGGAGGCCAACGCTGTGGCTCTTGA